A DNA window from Vibrio tarriae contains the following coding sequences:
- a CDS encoding NupC/NupG family nucleoside CNT transporter — MAILFGIIGVTVLILCAYLLSESRSAINWKTISRALLLQIGFAALVLYFPLGQTALSSLSNGVSGLLGFADVGIRFLFGDLADTGFIFAVRVLPIIIFFSALISALYYLGVMQKVIALIGGGIQRFLGTSKAESLVATGNIFLSQGESPLLVRPFLANMTRSELFAVMAGGMASVAGSVLGGYAGLGVELKYLIAASFMAAPGSLMMAKIIVPERGVPIDQSQVELDKAQDSNLIDALASGAMNGMKVAVAVGTMLIAFVSVIAMVNTGLENLGDLVGFSGITLQAMFGYLFAPLAWVIGIPSHEVLAAGSYIGQKVVMNEFVAFIDFVEHKALLSEHSQVIITFALCGFANIGSIAIQLGSIGVIAPERRSEVANLGIKAVIAGTLANLMSACLAGIFISL, encoded by the coding sequence ATGGCGATTTTGTTTGGAATCATCGGTGTTACGGTACTGATCTTATGCGCGTATCTGCTCTCTGAAAGTCGCAGTGCGATTAATTGGAAAACCATTTCCCGAGCCTTGTTGTTGCAAATTGGTTTTGCGGCTCTTGTGCTTTATTTCCCATTGGGGCAAACCGCGCTAAGCAGCTTGAGTAATGGGGTTTCTGGTTTGCTCGGTTTTGCCGATGTCGGCATTCGCTTTCTGTTTGGTGATCTTGCCGATACGGGCTTTATTTTTGCTGTTCGTGTATTACCTATCATCATCTTCTTCAGTGCGCTGATTTCTGCCCTTTATTACCTTGGTGTGATGCAAAAAGTGATCGCCCTGATCGGCGGTGGCATCCAACGCTTCTTAGGCACCAGTAAGGCGGAATCACTGGTCGCGACAGGCAATATTTTCCTATCACAAGGCGAATCGCCACTTTTGGTGCGCCCATTCCTTGCCAATATGACACGCTCTGAACTGTTTGCGGTCATGGCAGGCGGTATGGCATCGGTAGCTGGCTCTGTGCTGGGTGGTTACGCAGGTTTAGGGGTTGAGCTGAAATACCTGATTGCAGCGAGCTTCATGGCGGCGCCGGGCAGTTTAATGATGGCGAAAATCATCGTTCCTGAGCGTGGTGTGCCAATCGATCAAAGCCAAGTCGAGTTAGATAAAGCGCAAGACAGCAACTTGATTGATGCTCTCGCTAGCGGTGCGATGAATGGTATGAAAGTCGCCGTTGCAGTGGGGACTATGTTGATTGCGTTCGTCAGCGTGATCGCTATGGTCAACACTGGCCTTGAAAATCTGGGCGATCTGGTTGGGTTTAGCGGCATTACCTTACAAGCCATGTTCGGTTATCTGTTTGCTCCACTGGCATGGGTGATTGGCATTCCAAGTCACGAAGTGCTGGCGGCAGGTTCCTACATCGGTCAGAAAGTGGTGATGAACGAATTTGTGGCTTTCATTGACTTTGTTGAGCATAAAGCGCTGCTTTCTGAGCATAGCCAAGTCATCATCACGTTTGCATTGTGTGGTTTTGCCAACATTGGCTCTATCGCGATCCAATTAGGCTCCATTGGCGTGATAGCCCCTGAGCGCCGCTCGGAAGTGGCGAACCTAGGCATTAAAGCGGTCATTGCTGGCACTTTAGCCAACCTAATGAGCGCTTGCTTAGCGGGGATTTTCATCTCGCTATAA
- a CDS encoding vWA domain-containing protein — MLFFLPLPWVIYFFTPALKPRAAIKLPYLPSTSGSRPATWLPRLLAVGVWFLLLTAAARPVWYGDPISTSTSHRDLMLVVDLSYSMSQEDMQSGQQMVDRLTAVKQVLSEFIAKREGDRIGLILFADHAYLQTPLTLDRQTVANQLNQAVLKLIGTQTAIGEGIGLATKTFIDSNAPQRVMILLSDGSNTAGVLDPLEAANIAKQYHTTIYTVGVGAGEMVVKDFLFSRKVNTAQDLDEKTLQTIATTTGGHYFRARNQQDLQNIYDTINQLEPISQSNQTWRPQTEWFSYPLGLALLLSVILVIVRR; from the coding sequence ATGCTGTTTTTTCTACCACTGCCTTGGGTTATCTATTTTTTTACTCCAGCCCTCAAACCTCGGGCGGCGATTAAGCTGCCCTACCTTCCCAGCACATCAGGTTCACGCCCCGCGACTTGGCTTCCTCGATTACTCGCGGTTGGTGTATGGTTTTTGCTGCTCACCGCTGCGGCAAGACCCGTGTGGTACGGAGATCCTATCAGCACCAGTACGTCACATCGCGACCTAATGCTGGTGGTCGACCTCTCCTACTCGATGAGTCAAGAGGATATGCAGTCCGGTCAGCAGATGGTGGATAGGTTAACTGCAGTCAAACAGGTATTGTCTGAATTCATCGCCAAGCGCGAAGGCGATCGCATCGGACTGATCCTGTTTGCCGATCACGCCTATCTGCAAACGCCTTTGACGTTGGATCGGCAAACCGTCGCCAACCAGCTTAATCAAGCGGTACTTAAACTTATCGGCACTCAAACTGCAATTGGTGAAGGGATTGGACTCGCGACCAAAACCTTTATCGACAGTAATGCGCCGCAACGCGTGATGATTTTGCTCAGTGATGGCAGCAATACCGCGGGAGTGCTTGACCCGCTTGAAGCCGCCAATATCGCCAAACAGTACCACACCACGATTTATACCGTCGGCGTCGGTGCAGGTGAAATGGTGGTCAAAGATTTCCTGTTCAGTCGTAAGGTGAATACCGCGCAAGATCTGGATGAAAAGACACTGCAAACCATCGCGACCACCACAGGTGGACACTATTTCCGCGCCCGTAATCAACAAGATTTGCAAAACATCTATGACACCATTAACCAACTGGAGCCAATTAGCCAATCCAATCAAACTTGGCGCCCACAAACCGAGTGGTTTTCCTATCCACTGGGTTTGGCACTGCTGCTCTCGGTCATTTTGGTTATCGTGAGGAGATAA
- a CDS encoding DUF58 domain-containing protein translates to MTMPHALPLHANGVSLCLEELLAYEQQTVHFLPPARQIWSQRVGQHQSRRLGRGMDFSEVRQYQAGDDIRSIDWRVTARTGKPHTKLFSEERERTVVLYIDLSPSMQFGSCLLLKSVQAAHLASLLSWLAVKQQDRVGAVIDLGHRLIEIKPGSRQRGVLAILAACVEAQHIPPTQPTTRTLALHEVLSTLNRLCPKGSEVVLISDFVDLDTEQHALSLRQLCRHNRVRLVQIHDPLEQGDTSFRGIEQVQNNQETRWLNFSINSTRAGIKKAFETQKEKLKSLCLLLEMDYRSVSSGIPLLQQLSDHKK, encoded by the coding sequence ATGACGATGCCACACGCCCTCCCCTTACATGCTAATGGGGTGTCTTTGTGTTTGGAAGAGTTGCTCGCTTATGAGCAGCAGACCGTGCATTTTTTACCCCCAGCACGTCAAATTTGGTCACAGCGCGTCGGCCAGCATCAGAGTCGGCGTTTAGGACGTGGGATGGATTTCTCGGAAGTGCGCCAATATCAAGCGGGTGATGACATTCGTTCGATTGATTGGCGAGTCACCGCACGAACAGGTAAACCCCATACTAAGCTGTTCAGTGAAGAGCGCGAAAGAACGGTGGTGCTCTATATCGATCTCAGTCCCTCGATGCAGTTTGGTTCCTGTTTACTGCTGAAATCGGTGCAAGCGGCGCATTTGGCAAGCTTGCTAAGCTGGCTTGCCGTGAAACAACAAGACCGAGTTGGCGCAGTGATTGATTTGGGGCATCGGCTGATCGAAATCAAACCCGGTAGCCGCCAGCGCGGCGTGCTTGCCATCTTAGCGGCATGCGTTGAAGCGCAGCATATTCCACCCACACAACCCACGACGCGCACACTGGCGCTGCATGAGGTGCTCAGTACCCTTAACCGTTTGTGCCCAAAAGGCAGTGAAGTGGTGCTGATCAGCGATTTTGTCGATTTGGATACCGAGCAACACGCACTATCGCTGCGTCAACTCTGTCGCCATAATCGCGTGCGGCTGGTACAGATTCATGATCCTTTAGAGCAAGGAGACACCTCATTTCGTGGTATTGAGCAAGTACAAAATAACCAAGAGACGCGCTGGCTCAACTTTTCGATAAATAGTACGCGGGCAGGTATCAAAAAAGCCTTTGAAACTCAAAAAGAAAAACTAAAATCACTCTGTCTATTATTGGAAATGGACTACCGCTCAGTTTCAAGCGGGATACCTTTGCTGCAACAATTATCGGACCATAAGAAATGA
- a CDS encoding AAA family ATPase, whose translation MSFQSFQTLQHYLNQQVIGQMDLINQLLIALLADGHILVEGPPGLAKTRAVKSLADCIEGDFHRIQFTPDLLPADLTGSDVYRPETGEFVFQSGPIFNALVLADEINRAPAKVQAAMLEAMAEKQISAGRKTYRLPELFLVMATQNPIEQEGTYPLPEAQLDRFLLHLEVNYPNAEDELAILRLNRGEAKGQQAINKPLLTQQQVFSARQEVLNVHMAEAIENYLVRLVMATRHPANYDAKLAQWLTMGVSPRATIALDRCARAHAWLQGRDFVTPDDVQVMAFSVLRHRLLLSYQAQAEGIHPNQIISHLLSLVGSA comes from the coding sequence ATGTCGTTTCAATCCTTTCAAACTTTGCAGCACTACCTAAACCAACAAGTCATAGGTCAAATGGATTTAATCAACCAACTGCTGATTGCTCTGCTGGCTGATGGACATATTCTGGTGGAAGGCCCGCCGGGGCTGGCGAAAACACGTGCCGTCAAATCACTGGCTGATTGTATTGAAGGTGATTTTCACCGCATTCAATTTACCCCTGACTTACTCCCAGCCGATCTAACCGGCAGCGATGTGTATCGTCCAGAAACGGGCGAATTTGTCTTTCAATCTGGCCCCATTTTTAACGCCTTGGTGCTGGCCGATGAGATAAACCGTGCCCCCGCTAAAGTGCAGGCGGCAATGCTCGAAGCGATGGCGGAGAAACAGATTTCTGCAGGCCGTAAAACCTATCGTTTACCTGAACTTTTTTTGGTGATGGCAACCCAAAACCCGATTGAGCAAGAGGGGACTTACCCGCTTCCAGAAGCTCAGCTCGACCGCTTTTTACTGCATTTAGAGGTGAACTACCCCAATGCGGAAGATGAGTTGGCGATTTTGCGCCTCAACCGAGGTGAGGCAAAAGGGCAACAAGCCATCAATAAACCTTTGCTAACCCAGCAGCAGGTGTTTAGTGCTCGCCAAGAGGTGCTCAATGTGCATATGGCTGAAGCGATTGAAAACTACCTCGTACGACTGGTGATGGCGACACGCCATCCTGCCAACTACGATGCCAAACTGGCACAATGGCTGACGATGGGAGTCAGCCCACGCGCGACGATTGCGCTGGATCGCTGCGCCCGTGCTCACGCTTGGTTACAAGGACGCGATTTTGTCACGCCGGATGATGTACAAGTAATGGCATTCTCTGTGCTGCGCCATCGACTGTTGCTCAGCTATCAGGCGCAAGCGGAAGGAATTCACCCAAATCAAATCATCTCACATCTGTTGTCACTGGTTGGTAGTGCATAA
- a CDS encoding VWA domain-containing protein, with protein sequence MSSLIFLYPHWLGLLMPLLLLAAWRGLRQNQRGLIAPHLAQALGIETRTRRSFGGVLVLSWIVATLAMAGPSWQSAERPSVQNSAARVLIMDMSRSMYATDLTPNRLTQARYKALDLLKGWQEGSTGLVAYAADAYVVSPLTSDSATLANLLPNLSPDIMPYQGSDAAAAVSLAITMLQQSGHQQGDLILITDDMSVTEREKLISLLQGSPWRLVTLAIGTPSGAPIPLGDGSLLKDRQGQTVIAKTAFDQLQQLSQRVQGVLTAYRADGADVAHILSLTQQPIDIAESTSRQAITERVNNGYWLILPLLIAALCLFRRGVIFSLLLLFGVSLPNQQAWASAWLNQDQQAMRMFNNEQYAQAAEAFLDPHWQGAARYYAKDYQGAIDAYSQIANPDTATQYNLANAYAQAGELQKAQDLYEQVLKQEPNHQDARHNLDVVKAAQQQQQQQQQQQQQQQQQQQQQQQQQQQQDSSSGASGQEAQEGSSANPSNTAQEQEASSQTKGASAPDPQQDQQESNEPKANAKPQEQPSAVDDAQAGEPNAHQEQSKDPKNGQPSGTEQNDEQSDKANAAQPSESVTTSSDPNLDPMLRKLEQVESARDPSALLRAQFILQAQRKPKPTEPDQPW encoded by the coding sequence ATGTCATCGTTGATTTTTCTCTACCCACACTGGTTAGGGTTGTTGATGCCTCTGTTGTTGCTCGCCGCTTGGCGAGGGCTGCGCCAAAACCAACGGGGATTGATTGCCCCTCATCTCGCGCAAGCGTTGGGGATTGAAACTCGCACGCGGCGCTCTTTTGGGGGTGTATTGGTACTCAGTTGGATCGTCGCTACCCTTGCGATGGCGGGCCCAAGCTGGCAATCCGCTGAACGTCCGAGTGTGCAAAATAGCGCCGCACGTGTGTTAATTATGGATATGTCACGCTCGATGTACGCAACCGACCTAACGCCAAACCGTTTAACACAGGCGCGTTATAAGGCACTTGATCTCCTAAAAGGTTGGCAAGAAGGCAGCACGGGCTTAGTGGCTTACGCCGCCGATGCTTATGTGGTGAGTCCGCTGACGAGTGACAGTGCAACGCTCGCCAATCTGCTGCCGAATCTCTCCCCAGACATCATGCCTTATCAAGGCTCAGATGCCGCTGCCGCAGTGAGTTTAGCGATCACCATGCTCCAGCAATCAGGTCATCAGCAAGGGGATCTGATTCTTATCACCGATGATATGAGTGTGACAGAACGAGAAAAACTGATCTCGTTGTTACAAGGTAGCCCATGGCGTTTGGTGACGCTTGCGATCGGTACTCCTAGCGGCGCGCCCATCCCTTTAGGGGATGGTAGCCTGCTAAAAGATCGTCAAGGCCAGACCGTGATTGCCAAAACCGCATTTGACCAATTACAGCAGCTCTCACAACGCGTTCAAGGCGTGCTGACCGCGTATCGTGCGGATGGCGCAGATGTGGCGCACATCCTCAGCCTGACTCAGCAGCCGATTGATATTGCCGAATCGACTTCTCGTCAAGCCATCACGGAGCGCGTCAATAACGGTTACTGGTTAATATTGCCCCTCCTGATCGCCGCTTTATGCCTATTTCGCCGTGGGGTGATTTTCAGCTTACTGCTGCTTTTCGGAGTGAGTTTGCCCAACCAGCAGGCTTGGGCCTCTGCATGGTTAAATCAAGATCAGCAAGCGATGCGCATGTTCAACAATGAGCAATATGCGCAAGCCGCTGAAGCCTTTCTCGATCCACACTGGCAAGGTGCGGCTCGTTACTATGCCAAAGATTACCAAGGGGCAATTGACGCCTATTCGCAAATCGCTAACCCTGATACTGCCACGCAGTACAATCTCGCCAATGCTTATGCGCAAGCAGGAGAGTTACAGAAAGCGCAGGATTTGTACGAACAAGTGCTCAAGCAAGAGCCGAATCATCAAGATGCACGACACAATTTAGACGTGGTCAAAGCTGCACAGCAACAGCAACAGCAACAGCAACAGCAACAGCAACAGCAACAGCAACAGCAACAGCAACAGCAACAGCAACAGCAACAGCAGGATTCGTCATCAGGCGCCTCCGGTCAAGAAGCGCAAGAAGGCTCATCAGCAAATCCCTCAAATACAGCTCAGGAGCAAGAGGCGAGCTCTCAAACAAAAGGCGCATCGGCGCCTGACCCACAGCAGGACCAACAAGAGAGTAACGAGCCCAAAGCGAATGCAAAACCACAGGAGCAACCAAGCGCTGTGGATGATGCGCAAGCTGGGGAACCCAACGCGCACCAGGAGCAATCAAAAGATCCGAAAAATGGGCAGCCAAGTGGAACCGAGCAAAACGATGAGCAGAGTGACAAAGCCAATGCCGCTCAGCCCTCCGAGTCGGTCACCACCTCTTCTGATCCCAATCTTGACCCTATGTTACGTAAGTTGGAGCAAGTCGAGAGTGCTCGCGATCCGAGTGCACTACTGCGCGCGCAATTTATTCTGCAAGCCCAACGTAAACCTAAACCCACGGAACCCGATCAGCCATGGTAA
- a CDS encoding chromosome segregation ATPase, with protein sequence MNDFEKELELMSQQVAEEPETQLPSLDEQKAIAEKLKQLEAEGKLTPEVLEAYFGQYYAKTETPIH encoded by the coding sequence ATGAACGATTTCGAAAAAGAGCTGGAGTTGATGTCTCAGCAAGTTGCAGAAGAGCCAGAAACGCAACTGCCCAGTCTGGATGAGCAAAAAGCGATTGCAGAAAAACTCAAACAGTTGGAAGCCGAAGGCAAATTGACCCCAGAAGTGCTTGAAGCCTATTTTGGTCAGTATTACGCGAAAACGGAAACGCCTATTCACTAA
- the pepT gene encoding peptidase T, translating to MKNLVGRFMRYVTFDTQSKPKNHHCPSSTGQKVFAQALYEELLELGLSDVSLDDHGYVMAKLPSNVNYPVPAIGFIAHMDTSPDACGKHVKPQIVEDYQGGDIALGKGDEVLSPIQYPDLHLLHGHNLITTDGTTLLGADNKAGIAEIITAMEILLADPSIPHGDISIAFTPDEEIGRGANHFDVAKFAAQWAYTIDGGPIGELEYENFNAATATVVCHGVNVHPGTAKDKMVNAMHIAAQFILMMPENETPQYTEGYQGFYHLSGATMSVAKSELKYILRDFEASGLQARQALMQAKVAELNQQLKKGRVEVSFEQSYSNMKEKVEPHPHIIELAKQAMVACDVEPNIKPIRGGTDGARLSFMGLPCPNIFTGGYNFHGIHEFITIEGMEAAVQVIVKLVEKTALHYRQ from the coding sequence ATGAAAAATCTTGTTGGGCGCTTTATGCGCTATGTCACTTTTGATACTCAATCGAAACCGAAAAACCATCACTGCCCAAGCTCTACGGGTCAGAAAGTCTTTGCCCAAGCGCTGTATGAAGAGCTACTTGAATTAGGCTTAAGTGATGTTTCGCTGGATGATCATGGCTATGTGATGGCCAAACTCCCATCGAATGTGAACTACCCAGTGCCCGCGATTGGCTTTATTGCCCACATGGACACCTCTCCAGATGCTTGCGGTAAGCATGTTAAACCGCAAATCGTTGAAGATTATCAAGGTGGTGATATTGCCCTTGGTAAAGGGGACGAAGTGTTGTCGCCCATTCAATACCCTGACTTGCATCTGCTGCATGGCCATAACCTCATCACGACCGATGGCACAACCTTATTGGGTGCAGATAACAAAGCGGGGATTGCAGAAATCATCACCGCGATGGAAATCTTGCTTGCTGATCCTTCGATTCCCCATGGCGATATCTCGATTGCATTCACGCCAGATGAAGAGATTGGCCGCGGTGCCAATCATTTTGATGTGGCGAAATTTGCGGCGCAGTGGGCATATACCATCGATGGCGGCCCGATTGGAGAGCTGGAGTATGAGAACTTCAACGCCGCCACTGCGACCGTTGTTTGTCATGGAGTGAATGTGCATCCGGGGACAGCCAAAGACAAAATGGTCAATGCTATGCACATTGCAGCGCAATTTATTCTGATGATGCCAGAAAACGAAACGCCTCAGTATACCGAAGGCTACCAAGGTTTCTACCATCTTTCTGGCGCGACCATGAGTGTTGCGAAATCAGAGCTCAAATACATTTTGCGTGACTTTGAGGCGAGCGGTTTACAAGCTCGCCAAGCGTTAATGCAAGCTAAAGTAGCCGAGCTCAATCAGCAGCTTAAAAAAGGTCGTGTCGAGGTGAGTTTCGAGCAGAGCTACTCCAATATGAAGGAGAAGGTTGAGCCGCATCCACATATTATTGAGTTGGCCAAACAGGCGATGGTGGCTTGCGATGTTGAGCCGAACATTAAACCTATCCGTGGTGGGACGGATGGGGCGCGGTTGTCATTTATGGGATTGCCTTGTCCAAACATTTTCACTGGTGGCTATAATTTCCACGGCATTCATGAGTTCATCACCATTGAAGGGATGGAAGCTGCGGTACAAGTGATTGTGAAACTTGTAGAGAAAACGGCACTGCATTATCGGCAATAA
- a CDS encoding DUF4381 domain-containing protein, translated as MKESSTTSLDLNGLHLPELPSWFPLAWGWWASLAGILIVMLIIGLAVRWHRRRLAPKKTALRLLSLTVTPQTPSSAIELVRQAALCYYPREEIAHLTGKDWYAFLDAQVGHPLFVPNETLWQQALYQKQKVNNADELVHHCYHWVESALPPKKRRKSGIGKF; from the coding sequence ATGAAGGAATCGTCAACCACATCACTGGATCTCAACGGCCTACATCTGCCTGAACTCCCTAGCTGGTTTCCATTGGCTTGGGGATGGTGGGCAAGTTTAGCCGGCATTCTTATCGTGATGCTTATTATCGGATTGGCAGTGCGTTGGCATCGCCGTCGGCTGGCCCCTAAAAAAACCGCATTACGCCTTTTGAGTTTGACAGTGACTCCGCAAACGCCCTCTTCTGCTATTGAATTGGTTCGTCAGGCGGCACTGTGCTACTACCCTCGCGAGGAGATTGCGCATTTAACCGGTAAAGATTGGTACGCCTTTTTAGATGCCCAAGTGGGCCATCCACTCTTCGTACCCAACGAAACCTTGTGGCAGCAAGCCTTATACCAGAAACAAAAAGTGAACAATGCTGATGAGCTGGTTCACCACTGTTATCACTGGGTAGAAAGCGCCTTGCCGCCGAAAAAGCGGAGAAAATCAGGCATTGGCAAGTTTTGA
- a CDS encoding methyl-accepting chemotaxis protein, giving the protein MFKLHQMSIKQKVVLGVTLAVLASTLIVGVMAQRQAREVLEHRLVNLELPDILKLIKSDIDHEVLQLLASAQQIASNEFVQQAIATTERDPATEALLVKQLNNLRDQYRLNDASVANRKTAYYWNQNGFLRELNQQQDGWFFGFIGSGKPTMVSMFQEANGEVKMFANYQLVNGNTMSGMSKSMDDMVRLLNSFKIEDTGFVFLTNAQGEVQIHRQKEQVKSSLQQIYGSDASALLNKSGFNLISADDQGQKVMVASLYIDSMDWFLVGTVPVHEVFAELDAVAQRMMLTTLAVAAIFIFMGIFLANSIAMPINQIAKRFTDLGRGDGDLSQRIEVKGNDEIAQLSKGFNGFIDKIHQSIKDVAQTSRELQVAAEGVSRKALVTHDNSQQQRDQTIQVVTAINQMGATISEIASNAATAAETANQASGNADQGRNVVNKAKEAISRLAHDIENTGKVVEQLASTTQEIGSILDAIRGISEQTNLLALNAAIEAARAGDQGRGFAVVADEVRNLASRTASSTEEIQKMINQLQNDAKNAVSAMDAGKTVTHQGVAASDEAVQVLMSISDRIHDISDRNTQVATATEEQSTVVHTINQNIEEINAINEVTTSTAEELADASKSLRELSGRLDKLVGNFKL; this is encoded by the coding sequence ATGTTCAAACTGCATCAGATGAGTATTAAGCAAAAGGTTGTGTTAGGGGTCACACTCGCCGTACTGGCATCCACCCTGATTGTGGGTGTGATGGCACAGCGCCAAGCGCGAGAAGTGCTAGAGCATCGCTTAGTTAATTTGGAATTACCCGATATTTTGAAGCTGATCAAGAGTGATATTGACCATGAAGTGCTACAACTGCTTGCTTCTGCTCAGCAAATTGCCAGCAATGAGTTTGTGCAGCAAGCGATTGCTACCACAGAAAGAGATCCGGCAACAGAAGCGTTATTAGTGAAGCAGTTGAACAACTTACGCGATCAATACCGCTTGAATGATGCGTCGGTAGCCAACCGAAAAACGGCGTATTACTGGAACCAAAACGGCTTTCTGCGCGAGCTGAATCAGCAGCAAGACGGGTGGTTTTTTGGCTTTATCGGCTCAGGAAAGCCGACCATGGTCAGCATGTTCCAAGAGGCGAATGGCGAAGTCAAAATGTTTGCCAACTACCAGTTGGTGAATGGCAATACCATGTCTGGTATGTCTAAGTCGATGGATGACATGGTGCGTCTGCTCAACAGTTTTAAAATTGAAGACACCGGTTTTGTGTTTTTGACCAATGCACAGGGTGAGGTACAAATCCATCGGCAGAAAGAGCAAGTGAAATCGAGCTTGCAGCAAATTTATGGTTCAGACGCGAGTGCGCTGCTGAACAAATCGGGCTTCAATTTGATTTCGGCTGACGATCAAGGTCAAAAAGTGATGGTAGCCAGCCTCTACATCGACAGCATGGACTGGTTCTTGGTCGGCACCGTGCCTGTGCATGAGGTGTTTGCGGAATTGGATGCCGTAGCACAGCGTATGATGCTCACGACGCTGGCGGTAGCTGCCATCTTTATTTTTATGGGGATTTTCCTGGCTAACAGTATCGCTATGCCGATCAATCAGATAGCCAAACGCTTTACCGATTTGGGCAGAGGGGATGGTGATCTCTCGCAGCGTATTGAAGTGAAAGGCAATGATGAAATCGCTCAGCTTTCCAAAGGCTTTAATGGCTTTATTGACAAGATCCATCAATCGATAAAAGACGTTGCCCAAACCAGCCGTGAGTTGCAAGTGGCCGCCGAAGGGGTATCACGTAAAGCGTTAGTCACCCACGATAATAGCCAGCAGCAGCGCGACCAAACGATCCAAGTGGTTACCGCCATCAACCAAATGGGGGCGACGATCAGTGAAATCGCCTCTAACGCGGCGACTGCGGCCGAAACGGCGAATCAAGCGTCTGGTAATGCGGATCAAGGGCGTAATGTCGTCAATAAAGCCAAAGAGGCGATCAGCCGCTTAGCTCACGATATTGAAAACACGGGCAAAGTGGTGGAACAATTGGCGTCGACCACTCAAGAGATTGGGTCGATTTTGGATGCAATCCGCGGCATTTCAGAGCAAACCAACTTGCTGGCACTGAACGCGGCGATTGAAGCCGCTCGTGCTGGCGATCAAGGCCGCGGTTTTGCGGTGGTGGCCGATGAAGTGCGTAACTTAGCGAGTCGTACGGCATCCTCGACGGAAGAAATTCAGAAGATGATTAACCAACTGCAAAATGATGCTAAGAATGCCGTATCGGCAATGGATGCGGGTAAAACGGTGACTCATCAAGGGGTTGCCGCTTCTGATGAAGCAGTACAGGTGCTGATGAGTATTTCGGATCGAATCCACGATATTTCAGATCGCAACACACAAGTCGCTACAGCAACCGAAGAGCAATCGACCGTTGTACACACCATTAACCAAAATATCGAAGAGATTAACGCGATTAATGAAGTGACCACCTCAACGGCAGAAGAGCTGGCTGATGCGAGCAAATCATTGCGTGAACTCTCTGGCCGTTTAGATAAGTTGGTGGGCAACTTTAAACTCTAG
- a CDS encoding mechanosensitive ion channel family protein, translated as MEHLSIAVDFLLTHKLLLTALILLGVISVRRLVLEHIRGDAALITEKQRKWMSRTKNGVFTVTLLALFMLWQSEISEFALSVTAIAVAIVVASKEIILCFTGSIQRASSRSFRIGDWIEVGSVCGEVIEHNLMATVIQEIDLHHGQYNYTGKTATLPNSMFFSYPVKNLNFMKRYVFHNFKIVVPEFVNLFPLVPILHERIEGHFAHFMEVARRYNTVIERHAGVDLPSAEPHIEISSSSTGEQVVHVMIFCPTERANQLEQLIRRDFMQEYERAFPRSTPTPIVPVPSAN; from the coding sequence ATGGAACATCTGAGCATAGCGGTCGATTTTTTGCTCACCCATAAGTTGCTGCTGACAGCGTTGATTTTATTGGGCGTGATTTCAGTGCGCCGCCTTGTTTTAGAACATATTCGTGGTGATGCGGCGCTCATCACCGAAAAGCAACGCAAATGGATGTCACGTACCAAAAACGGCGTATTTACGGTCACTTTGCTTGCCCTGTTCATGCTTTGGCAATCGGAAATTAGCGAATTTGCACTCTCGGTGACGGCGATTGCAGTAGCGATTGTGGTGGCCTCAAAAGAGATCATTTTGTGTTTCACCGGATCGATTCAGCGCGCGAGTTCTCGTTCATTTCGGATCGGGGACTGGATTGAAGTAGGGAGTGTGTGTGGCGAGGTGATTGAGCACAACCTCATGGCGACCGTGATCCAAGAGATCGATTTACACCACGGCCAGTATAACTACACCGGAAAAACCGCGACGTTACCGAACAGTATGTTTTTCTCTTATCCGGTGAAAAACCTCAATTTTATGAAGCGCTATGTGTTCCATAACTTCAAGATTGTGGTGCCAGAATTTGTGAATCTTTTCCCACTGGTGCCGATACTGCACGAAAGGATTGAAGGGCATTTTGCCCACTTTATGGAAGTGGCACGCCGCTACAATACGGTGATTGAGCGCCATGCTGGAGTGGATTTGCCCAGTGCTGAGCCGCACATTGAAATCAGCAGTTCATCAACGGGAGAGCAAGTGGTGCATGTGATGATTTTCTGCCCGACCGAACGCGCGAACCAACTTGAACAACTGATCCGGCGTGATTTTATGCAGGAGTATGAGCGGGCATTTCCACGCTCAACTCCCACGCCGATAGTTCCTGTGCCTAGCGCCAATTAA